One Candidatus Dormiibacterota bacterium genomic window, GCGCACGCCTGTGCCATCGAGCTGGTTCGTGCTCGCGCCGCCCGTGATGCCCGTGACGAGGTCGAGGAAGAGCTGCTCGACGTGCTGACCGCGGGGCGGCCAGGTTCGCAGCAAGCGGCTGGCGAACGGGCGAAACGCAAAGGGTTTGACGTCGATGCGCCCTACCTGGTCATCGCCGCCGAGCCCGCGGAGCCCGGCCGCGCGCCAAAGATCCGCGCGGCGTGGGAACGTCACCTGGCCACCATGCGGACCAGTGCGCTGGTGCGTGAGCGGGGCGAGTCAACACTGGCGCTGGTCAGCCTTGCGGGCCGGCGCGCACTTGACCCCAAAGCCCTGATCGAGCAGCTGCATCGCGCGGCCCGCGCCGTCGGCGGCCCGGTCGCGCTCGGCTACGGTGCGGTCCGCACCGGGACGGCCGAGATCGCCAGCGGCGCACGCGAGGCCGAGCAGGCCTTGACGATGGGCCGGCGCCTCTTTGGACCCGACAGCGCGACCGCGTTCAAGAACCTGGGCCTCTACCGGCTGCTCTACGCGCTGCAGCCGCTGCCGGAGTTACGGCAATTTCGCGACGACGCGCTGGCGCGGCTGGGAGCAAAGGATCGCCGCGGCGTGCTGCTCCAAACGCTCGGCGCCTACCTCGCGACCAATGGCAGTCCGACCGATGCGGCGGACCGCCTGCACCTCCATCGCAACACGGTGCTCTACCGGCTGGGCCGCATCGAGGATCTGCTCGGGGTCGACCTGCGCAACGCCGAAGTGCGGCTCGCGCTGCATCTGGCGCTCAAGATCGGCGACGTCCTCGAGGCTTAGCGCACGCCCGACGAAGACGGCGCGCTTTATTTCGGATGGGTGCGAATGACGTCAGGGATCTGTGGTACCGGCGGCGGCGGACCGACAACGGGAGCTGGTCCGGCACCGAGTGCGGAGAGGACGGCCGCGGCCATCGCCGCGTGCCCCTGGTCACCGGGATGGAACCAGTCGGCACGGCCGAGATAACTCGACCCACCGTCCTGGCCGTGGAATACGTTGACCGCGTAGAAGCCATCCAGGCTGACGAACGTCCCACCGTGCCGGACGCACACCTGCTCGAT contains:
- a CDS encoding helix-turn-helix domain-containing protein; the protein is MAPTKSAAPPHPHVTVDDVWRGALPKETELVAGAAGSRREVVWCTALRARSPAFTPLRGGELLLINPQVLTAVDPRLTLARLLDSLAGQGVAGAAVLGRVSPEARRAADAHGLPLFSLPATMPLDQVEQQVLRFIVDRRAELHERAQDLHRQLSELAMAGRGLPALLARLHELTGVPVVLERDSTVDYVGTGRLSESTSAAIAKERPALEEWLREVPLSAFDPPVAVRPLNEGQARLVAPILVQGSIAGFLSLLGSDGELGEMHRLAVGRAAHACAIELVRARAARDARDEVEEELLDVLTAGRPGSQQAAGERAKRKGFDVDAPYLVIAAEPAEPGRAPKIRAAWERHLATMRTSALVRERGESTLALVSLAGRRALDPKALIEQLHRAARAVGGPVALGYGAVRTGTAEIASGAREAEQALTMGRRLFGPDSATAFKNLGLYRLLYALQPLPELRQFRDDALARLGAKDRRGVLLQTLGAYLATNGSPTDAADRLHLHRNTVLYRLGRIEDLLGVDLRNAEVRLALHLALKIGDVLEA